From a single Capsicum annuum cultivar UCD-10X-F1 chromosome 12, UCD10Xv1.1, whole genome shotgun sequence genomic region:
- the LOC124889398 gene encoding acetyl-coenzyme A carboxylase carboxyl transferase subunit beta, chloroplastic-like: MTIHLLYFHANRGQENSMERWWFNSMLFKKEFERRCGLNKSMGSLGPIENTSEDPNRKVKNIPSCSNVDYLFGVKDIRNFISDDTFVVSDRNGDSYSIYFDIENQIFEIDNDHSFLSELESSFYSYRNSSYLNNGFRGEDPYYNSYMYDTQYSWNNHINSCIDNYLQSQICIDTSIISGSENYSDSCIYRAVCGGESKNSSENEGSSIQTRTKGSDLTIRESFNGSDLTIDSDLTIGSDLTIRESSNDLEVTQKYRHLWVQ; this comes from the coding sequence CTATTCATCTATTGTATTTTCATGCAAATAGGGGGCAAGAAAACTCTATGGAAAGATGGTGGTTTAATTCGATGTTGTTTAAGAAGGAGTTCGAACGCAGGTGTGGGCTAAATAAATCAATGGGCAGTCTCGGTCCTATTGAAAATACCAGTGAAGATCCAAATCGAAAAGTGAAAAACATTCCTAGTTGTAGTAATGTTGATTATTTATTCGGCGTTAAAGACATTCGGAATTTTATCTCTGATGACACTTTTGTAGTTAGTGATAGGAATGGAGACAGTTATTCCATCTATTTTGATATTGAAAATCAGATTTTTGAGATTGACAACGATCATTCTTTTCTGAGTGAACTAGAAAGTTCTTTTTATAGTTATCGAAACTCGAGTTATCTGAATAATGGATTTAGGGGAGAAGATCCCTACTATAATTCTTACATGTATGATACTCAATATAGTTGGAATAATCACATTAATAGTTGCATTGATAATTATCTTCAGTCTCAAATCTGTATAGATACTTCCATTATAAGTGGTAGTGAGAATTACAGTGACAGTTGCATTTATAGGGCCGTTTGTGGTGGTGAAAGTAAAAATAGTAGTGAAAATGAGGGTTCCAGTATACAAACTCGCACAAAGGGAAGTGATTTAACTATAAGAGAAAGTTTTAATGGCAGTGATTTAACTATTGACAGTGATTTAACTATTGGCAGTGATTTAACTATAAGAGAAAGTTCTAATGATCTCGAGGTAACTCAAAAATACAGGCATTTGTGGGTTCAATGA